AaactaagaaacaaaaaaatgataACATATCAGCTCATATTAGGATGAACACAAAACTTAAAATGGCAATTGTTTTCACTGTGCCTCTCTGAACTCATCATTTCctttatatggtgaatagcaatctatgctttccatattgttgttaagaAACAAAAAGATTCAAAATCATacatgtttttgttgacttcctgaGTAAGAATGTCAAATTCTAGAAGTTAGACGCCAAAAAAGAACCACTTTAAAGTAATTTTATGGCCAGTTATTACCAAACATAAAGAAATTATAGTCAGAAATCTGTATCTGTCTGGCTAGCTGAGATGAATAATTTACAACAGTAGCTGTTTCTTCTGTCATATGCAGCAAATGCACCTAAAAACAGTGAATAGATAGTCATAATTCCATTTTCCTCTTGAAATAGTATTAAGTCTTGATACATTTAGAAACAATTTTGTTTATTTGATTGAAAATTCATAAGCTTTTCCAAACTTGCATAATTTGTAGGATGCTATAACTTTCTGTATAACACCAGTGcaataaaaatacttaaaaatggaaATCTTTATTTGTTGTTGCACTGCTGTGCTAACAACACATGCTTTGCACCCTGAGATGTCCATGAGATTTGTGGTAAGAACAAATTACGCACTGCCACAATATAGAAGAGGAAATAAAGCAGTGCAACTCTGATTGCAGCCCCTGAAAGAAGTGCCAGATAAATACAGTAGGCTATGTGTACATGATTATTAATCATTCAAACATCCTTCTGGAAAATTTTATTGCGGACAACATACATAAAGAATCTGGAAACTTTTTGTGCCATTATACATCCTTTAAAGAATGCTTACAATTTACAAAGTGCAAAACCACTCACCAGTCAAATAGCAAGTGATATTAAATAACGCTTCTCAACTGTTCAATGACTAATTACTTTGGAGCACCAATAATGAATTCTACACTTTCAAATTCAAACATAATAATGTCTATTATGACCAGTTCATTTCACATGAGTACCAGTGACTCTTGTACCTGTTTATGTTTCCGTTTAATATGCACTTCTAAATTATATTTGTGATGACTTTTTTCAGTGCAGTAAGGACAGTGAAACTGAGGTGGTTTTCCACACTCATATTTAATATGCCTCACCAAAGAACTCTGCAATTTGTAGGTTTTACAACACATATGGCATTTGTAAAGATCTGTCCTCTGGTTGTTATCTACAGAGTTTGTGCCAAATCTTTGGTCAAATGCAATTACTTCAGTAGATGACATCTGGGTTTCATCATGCCAATACACTGAAATCAACAGAAATAATTAACTCAGAACACCACTCCATCTTCATTATATCACTGAAAATGTCTGTTGTTACAGATTCTATCTTAATACATAAACCAAACTTGTCTGCAATTTTTATGTGAATGTTTTTGTGATAAAATTGATGTCCAACAAAGCCACAATGTAATTACTGTTTTACATGGAAATAAGTGACTTATGTATAAGAAACAAAATAATGCAAatctttgatagaaaacaaacaaatacTGAACCTGTGAAATATTCATTATGGAAAAGTGTTGAAAATCTTAATCTTTTACCCATCTTTAATTGCACAAGAATAGAAAAAAACCTGCACATGAACcaataatttgaaaatatttacaaaagacaTAAAATGCTGTACTTCCTGCATATTTTCTGTTTGATTGGTGGCATGTATTAGAAACACagaatacaaaaataattatgctactttgacacaaaattattatgagggcatgctgaaaactaatgccttttaattttttattctgtccTCAATATTGGGTGAGTtactacatgtcatgcatattactctgcCGACTTTCCTGcttcactgatgcaagttgcaagcCTTTGccactagaggactccgaattgtaatgtattacatggcagtgtgtaatgaaAGTACATTGGCATGTGAGAAACACCATCCTGTAATTAAATTTCTAACCACAGAAAACATGACTCcaactgaaatccatagaagaatgaaatctGTGTAGGTGATGATTGTATGAACATTAGTAATGTACAGTGTTGGGTTGTTCATGCTTGTAATGAAGGAAACAGTGATGTAACCTAACTGagttccatctgattttcatctgtttccaaaacttgaagaacatcttcgaggacttcattttgatagtcagATGTGTGTAAACAGGAGTcaagttgtggctctgtcaacaaagtcaaacattctacaatgatggtatcaacaaaatggtctcttgttgggagaaatgtgttcattgccagggTGACTACATTGAGAAAGAAAGATGttgacatggagaataaagatgcagaaagttaataaagtttgtttgttTAAAAGCTTCAAGGGTTTATACATGAAAAATTCAGAGAAATTCCTTTTCAGCAGGCCCTAATAAATTAATATAATTTTCTTTGGTAATTTCCCAGCTTGATGACACTTATGGAACTACAAGtacaaacttttactactgtgcagAAAACAAAGTTACCTGAGTGTTCTATATATGAGTCATTTCTGCAGTAAAGTTAAAATGagatttgattcataatcaacagAATTATCATTCAATATAAATTAGAATCTCTCCTAAAATCTGATCACTTCATAAATGATAatagaaaagaaagtaattaattatGATGCAGCTTAGGCAAACAACAGCAACATTCTAAAACTAACAATAAAAAGTTAAAAGTTTCTACTAGAGTTAAAATGTAACAGTACCCTCAaagacacacgcacacgcacacacacacacacacacacacacacacacacacacacacacacacacacagactccacaaacagaaacaataaaataaagttacAACGTAGTTGTAAAACGTTTTGATAACAATGATAATTTCAGCATAAAAAGACCTGAAATCTAAGACATGAGACTGGGGAATACACAAACATTCACTATATTCATCTTGTCTGAATGTTGTTTTGAATCAGAAAGCTTTAGAATATTCAAAGGAAAACCTGGCAAAAGAGTCACAAAAAATATACCACATCTAGGCACTTGCTTTAGTGTCAACAAGAAAATGATCAATTCACTGTCTTTCAAATCTATGAATAAAGCTTATACAATAGTAAATTTCCATGCTCCCACAAATGAATCAAACAAAAAAGAATCAGAATCAGTTGACAAAATTTGGGAAAAACTTGTCAAAGTTCCAAAACACCATACCATAATTTTGATGGGCTATTTTAATGCACAAATTGGTAGAGAAAAAAAGTGTAAGCAAATTGTTGGTGACTACCTGCAcataaaagaacaaataaaaatcgTGAGCGAATAATTGATATTTGTAAGAACGGTGATCTACTTTTAAAATCCACAGCCTTCAAGCGTCTTCCTCGAAAAGACAAAACTTGGGAACACCCTAACACAATGTTTGGAGAATTCCAGCTGGACCATGTAGCTATTTCTAAAAGATCCACCAGGGAAATTTTCAATGTTAAAGTTTTGAGGAATGCCAACATTAATTCTGATCATTACTTGTCTACGGTAAAAATGAATATCATCCCAGATAGCCGAAAGAACCTTTCCAATATTCCAAGAAAAAAACAGACGTCCAAAACTTGACATAAGCAAACTGAAAGATGTCAACAACAAATTTACATAAGCTCTACACAGCAAACCAAATAAAACAGACTGGAACAGAATTAAAGAAGCCATGGTACAATCAGCCACTGAAACTATACtgaccaataaaaaatataaacacctGTGGTGGAACGAAGATTGTAATGAAGCAATTGAAAAGTGAAGACAGGCTTGGACAAAATGGAATACCAAGAAAACCTCCAAAAATGATGAAAACTATACAAGGTTTGAAAAATAACAAATCTGGAGGTGAGGATCGCATCTTGGCTGAAATGTGGAAATACGCAGATCATGATACAATAAAACATATCCATGATATAGTgaagatttgggaaactgaaacTCTACCTCCAGATTGGACCGTAGCAATTATTCACTCACTTCATAAAAGGCGATAAGAGTGAtctgaataattaccgaggaatctcttTGCTACCAACGATGTACAAGATCTTTTCCAGACTGTTGTTAAACAGAGCTGACACAGTCTTAGATCAACAATTGGGTGAATATCAAGCTGGTTTCAGGACATCAAGATCCTGTGCAGAGCACATCCATAACCTGAAATCTGTTATATTATACGCCAAATCAAGATCAAATATGTTTGTTGTGAGCTCTGCGATTTTCGAAAGTATATGACTCAACTGATCGAAAAACATTAAAGAACACCCTAGCCGAATTTGGTCTAGATAGGAAAACAATCAATCTGATAAGCACCACTTTAAATAACACAGTGTCAAAGGTCAAGTTCAGAGGTGAactatcagaaccatttgaaatctgtacaggggtgagacaaggtgacctgctctctccattgcttttcaactgtgtcCTTGAAAATATAGTCAGAGAGTGGGAAACAACCGTACCACCaggttatgggattcaaattggacacAAAAGAAATGGCCTCAGTGGAAACTATTTGGTTTTTGCTGATGATCTGGcactcattgcaaataatattgacgaagccaaggttcaagtgtccagcctacaattgctgctaagactggcctaaaaatagcatttaacaaaactgaattcatcacaaacatcaaacatgctcctcctcatattgaaatacaacaagagaaattcaagcagtcgaagaaattttaatatcttggagaaataattacacctgacggttcagaaaatgcagctgtagaaagtaagtgttctaaactagaaggtgcttttcatctgtgcaaagacttatacaaaagcaaaagcctGTCTTTAAAGCTAAAACTTTGTCATTGTAACACCATAATTAGTCCATCAGCTTTGTATGCATCAGAATGTTTAAACATGATGAAGAAAGAGCCACtacaaaacttgaaataaaagaccagaaaattttgaggaaaatccttGGTCCTATCAAAGAAAGTGGAGAATTCCACCAAAGACACAACTGTGAATTATATgaacatacagaagacattgttaccagcatgaggaagcggagaatgatgttttttggtcatctggaaagaatgaaccTGCAAAGACTTACTCGtcgcatacattcatcaatttcaaaagCAAAATCGTATTCATAATGGGCAAgccaagttaaaaaggatttacaggaagctgaaatttcatttgatgacattcaggatCAAGAAATTTTCAGAGAAAATTCACTGTTGATACATAATTGGTCATTCAAATTACATACATTACGATAGCAAAAGCCTCTTTCACGTATGGGTCCTAAAACAGGTTTAAAAAAATCTGGATGTTGAACAGATGAATTTTTTCCTTTGATTCATTCTGTTCCATAGCGTTCCAAGATACATGAGACAAATTTTTAGAGATTATAAACAGGAATGCGAATGTGTCTGGTGTATGATTGATCACTTCTTCAAGACTTTGACAATGACATACACACAAAAACATTCCTCAATTCATAATTGCTATATGTACAAGTGTTTATAGGCATTGAAAAAATTGTCAGAAGCTCATATGCTTGTTTATATGTCCTGATTGCTCAAGTCCAAAAATAATATGGTTGATGGTGTATCTTTTGTCAGTAACAGTGTCACACTCTAGTATAATAAAATGTAAGTTACTTTTTAAATGCCCTTAACAAGGCAATTTgttagaaattattttgtaatgtgatgcatgaaatgtttattttgtggactgttgcagaatgtggtggtaAGGGAACCTGAAATATTAATGAAACATGTGGATAAGGCCTGATCTCAGAATGCTTTTAAGCAAAGTAGTCTAAACCCTGTCGCACCATAACATATGATTATTAACTATTCAAACATAAATGAGGGACATTTTAATATGGGCAACATACTGTATATTAAGTAAAAGGAGACTTTATTACTATTATACATCTATAACAGATGCACATACTTCACATGGAAAACCAGTAACTTGCCATATAGCAAGTGATTTTAAATAATGCTTCTCAAATGGCCACTGACTAATTACTTTTGGACATCAGTTACAGAATATaaagttttaaattaaaaaataacaatgtttATTATGATCATTTAATATCACTTTAGTTCATGCAGCTCTTGTACCTGATTATGTTTACGTTTAATGTGGACTTCTAAATTATACTTGCGATGACTTTTTTCAGTGCAGTAAGGACAATGGAATTGAGGTGGTTGTCCACACTCATATCTGATATGCCTCACCAAACTTCTTTGAGATTTGTACAGCTTACAACAAGTGTTACATTTGTACAGATAATCTGTTCTCTGGTTGTTATCTATGCAGTTTATGTCAAATGTTTCATCAAATATACTTTCTTCAGTGGATGACATTTTTGTTTCATCAGGCCAGTACACTGAAATGAGATAgaaattgaaaatccagttaatgcATAAAAAGACTACAGCATCAAAAGACGATGGAAAAACTCTGTTCATATTACAATTTGTACCTATTTGTACCTTGATACATTATCAAGAATTATCTATAATTTTTAAAGGTGGGTTTTTGTGCAGTAAATTTTTTTAGAAATGCTACGatgtaattacattttttcatGGGGAAGAGTAACATCAAAGAAAAGGTACTGAAGATCTCAAACTTTTATTCATcttagaaaggaaagaaaaaaaagatctgCACATGATTTGATAATTTGAAACTGTTTATCAAGAAAATAAAAATGCtaaaattttaatcattttctCCTGAAGTTGGTGTTATTGTTAGAAATGTTCAATCAAAAGCAAATTAAGTGCTGCAAGCATATGAAGTATTAAATCAAtatagatttgaaacttcctggcagattaaaactgtgtgccagaccgagactcgaactcggcacctttacctttcgtgggcaagtgctctaccatttcagctacccaagcatgactcacacttcgtcctcacagctttacttctgccagtacctcgtctcctaccttccgaactttacagaagctctcctgcaaaccttgcagaactagcccacctgaaagaaaggatattacagagacatggcttagccacagcctgagggatgtttccagaatgagattttcactatgcagcagagtgtgtgctgatatgaaacttgctggtggattaaaactgtgtgccagaccgagacttgaactcaggaactTTGCTTTTCACGACCAAGTGCTCTCTTAAAATTGTAAACtgaccaaaaaaatcataaaaaggtATACTTTAAGGATAAAAAAACTAAGGAAAGATTCAAAATACTGTTTGTTTAATTAAATGCTATTCAATACAAAAAAAGACCACGAGCACAATACAAAAATTGTGCTGCACTTTTTAAATGCTATTCAATCAACAACACAAAAATGTCCATTTTGACAATGCAAAAACTGTGCTGAACTTTGTATGTTGTGGAATAAAAGTATTTAATGAATCTTCTAAATCTGATTTATTGATAGTCTCATTAAGCAGGCAAAACAGTGATATGTTTGAGTCAATACAGAAACATTGTTGCTGTTAGTTAGTTTTGAatcaatgaaaaacagaaaaaaaacttaggACATGATTGTCCAAGACTCATAATATGCAAGTGAGCAAAGCAAACAATCCCTGGATTTAATCCTTTTGCCATTCATATTTTTATAAAAGCTCTGCAACTTCCCACAAGTTTTTGTCTGCTCATTTTGTGTTGTCAAAACTTACAAAAACATGTCTCTATTGTTTATCAGTCTCTCCATCAGAatcagttttgtaaaattttacaatttcatcAACATCTGTAAGCTGCCCAAGAATAAATATTTCCAGTGGCTCAAAAATCTTATGGAATCAATGTCAAATCTATTCCTGAGTGATACACTCAGTTGGTTGAAAACTTCAAAATATGACTTTCTGAAAAATCCTTGAGGGATTCTGAATTTGATATTTTCATTATTACCTTGACAGAGACTTCTAAGTTTTATGCTGATGCAGAAGTTTAATTCATCAAGGTTAACAACAgcctgaacactttcacactaaATTTCCTCAAATTTAAAATCATAAGAAACACTTAAAAATTGTGACTGCTCCTATTTTTTTGTCACAATCTGATGACACATAGAGTAGATTACAGTAGTTTTGCATTTAAAATTTCTACTCAATGAAAAAGTTAAAATAGCACTTTAGCCTTTGCAAACAACTATAGAAGTCTGATGCTTTGATCAGTACCATACGATCAATCCTCTTTCAATAAAATGGTCATACAAAAActgcatcaaacaatggaaagtccaaggTTGAAATATcaataatattgtgaaaaggatagattgctactcaccataaagacaacatttgagttgcagacaggcacaacaaaaagactgttgcacactgagctttcagccaaagccttcttcaaaaaagaaaacacacattcacataagcaggcACACGTCACTCACACATTACTGCTACTTCCTGCCACTGTGGCCAGAATGCAACTTTCACACTGAATGAAAGCTGCAGCTGCATCAGTTAGTTATAATCTTCCATTGTAGACTTAAGTGATTTTATCTGTACTAACcatctgaaaaacaaaaatatataataaacataaaatatcaaacaaaatttgataaatttttttataataacaTATATCTTTTTGGACAGTAGCCTGTACAaagtttattaaatttttcattaatagaAAAAATTTCCTTACTTGTGAAATAATGTACAAACAGCACTCAAGCATCTTCTTTGTGTATTCACGACTGCACTTCTGAAACTATGCCAGATATTTGTGATGCCCTGTCTTAACCCTGGCTTCTGAGTTTTGAGGGCAGTAAGTCTGGCAGGACTAAAATGTCTTCCAAGAAATCACACATGGTTTATGCTGAAGTACTAATTATAGAATAAAATCAGATGAAATACTTGTTCACTATAAAATCTTCAGAAACATTCTAAGTTAAATCGATACTTGCTCTGTCTGGGACATATCACAAGTTTtgtcaaacaaaactgaaaaaaatattcagcagtttttattttttcataattcctgACAACATTGTAGCTGCTACCAGCTAGAGAATTCCTTTTTGGTTATTGTGGTAAAATCACTTGTAACCATCTCTTTGTAACCAAGATTTTACTTCTGCCTCACCTTCTGCTCGAGTctttaaaatcatcatcatcatctttttcctGACCTTATCTCATATCTTCATGTGGTTGGCAGGTTTATCTGAATTTGGCAATTTTAATGGTAAAGGGGAATGGATGTCCTTCCTGACAACACCAATTCCTCCCTGGGACAGAAATTGTGTACCTCGTCTGTTTAAATTTCGTGTTATCAATATGAAAGTGTGATAAAACTGttgaaatgtttgtgaatcatgtaactgaggcaggacatggGTACCTGTCAGATGTGGTGAACCCCCTAAATACCACACCCACACTGTCTGGCACACCAGACCTCATAGTTAACCTAATAGCCAGATTCAATCTGGGGCTGGACTGTCTCCTCAAACCCTGGAAGTAGTATGCTAACATACATGTCTAGCCAGACAGGTGCTTTAGAAATGTCAGGAAGTTGAAATTCTCATCACTGCTTGATCCTCCTATCAGAGTCCCTGCCTCATCTGTAACTTTAATGTGCTGAATATTTTCTACAGTGTGTTTCGATTATCCATCATTTGTTTTAATTGAACTAAGGATATTGATCAAATTATGTTAGTAGTTCCAACTTTTTTAATGCTTCACTGCaattaatatgaaaataaattgttGGGTGAGTGCTTATCCACTTTGCTACAGGTTCCCAGTACGAAAACACATCTTCAAGAGAGACTTTTTCACTTTATGGCCAGCCTGTCAAAAGTGAATACTAACTTTTCCTCACACACTCCAGTACACAGGTTTGACAAATtgcagatcacaaacaaaacaaattttcagtatcattttattatttttggtggacTGAAGACTTTACAGAATTTTTATCTTGTACAAACTACTGGCATATGGACAGGCACAGACAAATTCTCCGATTTTCACACTCAGGTTGCCACATAATCTtgccttatttagtttcataatcagaATATATTGATCAAAATAGTGTGGTACTTTTGCAACACCATTATGGAGATGGGAAAACTCTACCTCAGGAAAATGATGCAGATATTCTGAATAGTTTTGTCTTTAAAACAGGATTTACACTGCAGATGACTCAGTTATATCTGCTCATGCACAGGGTGCTTTCAACTGAAGCTGCAAACAGTCTCAAAAACAGATCTAAGATTAGCAGTGTCcttaaaacatttagaaaactatccttgtaattattTCAAGATCACAATGAATTCTTCTAGCCTCATGTTTTCATTAAAGCCAATGAGCTCAGGGAAATGGAAGGTGCTTTTTtggtcagaatttgtcccttccacaaagagatttttttaaaatgcatTCCCATCAGATAAAAAATAAGTTGTTTCTTACCCTGCAGTATCTTACCGTGGGCAGCATTCAGTCAAGTGCAATTAAAAAGCAAAGTTTGCAATCCATTCTACACGTTCCAATTTTTGTCcctacacttctttttcattaATAAATTCAATAAGAATGGTTTCTAAATTGAAAAACCACTTGAGGCATTCCCCTAGACTTAACCAATGTAGTTAACAGTAATATATAGTGTCTCCATACACTTTTTCAGTACCATCgaaaactgttgtggttggcagtggAATAATGTCTGTGACATCAGAATTATTACTATTTGTGTCACACATTTCTTCACATGCTCTACACCTGCAAATTTAGCATAatatgcttcttgatgtacagaacaatgcatcccatcattgtaattttttgctcttctaTTGGGAACTAAATCCTTAAAttttttctgcatggtattgtaatgacGTTTCATGATAAATTTGCAGTACCCATTGATTATGGGAGTGCATATCAGATACTGAGAATTATCATCCTACTCTTCtgacatttcctttcatttttaaaggattgtgacaaTACATCACTAGACTCGCTCTTTTTGtgtaaacagccactggacctgtga
This genomic interval from Schistocerca cancellata isolate TAMUIC-IGC-003103 chromosome 3, iqSchCanc2.1, whole genome shotgun sequence contains the following:
- the LOC126176038 gene encoding longitudinals lacking protein, isoforms A/B/D/L-like; this translates as MSSTEESIFDETFDINCIDNNQRTDYLYKCNTCCKLYKSQRSLVRHIRYECGQPPQFHCPYCTEKSHRKYNLEVHIKRKHNQCIGMMKPRCHLLK